A DNA window from Alligator mississippiensis isolate rAllMis1 chromosome 11, rAllMis1, whole genome shotgun sequence contains the following coding sequences:
- the LOC102561969 gene encoding zinc finger protein 420 isoform X2, translated as MNYIVGRHGGLCPELGTENRRWISEITTSVKIRAVSSHKVQPAGARQDPGDSWLEPPKAHHGNRSLEEAGQGETPGHGDKPPFVSREEPLPHQESDSPETEETWELSADESSSGWCPRRGPSSGAGAGTLSRVEQQQLPEEGPVNLELQRTSPGRLGERSSLTPEPGQVQKGQSRPPKQEESLELQEVFEDMAVYFTRKEWELLEDEDKVLYRDEMLKNYQALVSLGYRGPTPALICSIQQGQVELWVCDDEDSGEISRSQDLLPGGVQMLSRAEEQPTAEGSADLEPAQASPGSLGEMDSLRPEKEQWHKSQGRLQKQMENVAMNQHRHIHQGRKTCCCTECRKNFICWQDLSQHQSVWHHCTKRGKRLRQLSNLARHWYMHTRKKSHQCSECGKSFILSSNLTKHRLIHTGEKPHQCLECGKSFKQSSDLARHQIIHTGEKPYHCFECGKSFNRSCNLTQHQLIHTGKKPYQCSECGKSFNRSCNLAQHQLIHTGKKLYQCSECGKNFDRSSSLAQHQLIHTGEKSHQCSECGESFTTSFYLTKHQFVHTGEKTHWCSECGKSFKQSSDLARHQIIHTGEKPHQCSVCGKSFNRSCNLAQHQMIHTGKRPHQCSECEKSFTRSSSLARHHLMHMGEKLHQCLECGKSFILLSNLTKHRLIHTGERPHWCSECGKSFKQSSDLARHQVIHTGEKTYNCLECGKSFKQSSDLARHQLIHTGEKPYHCLECGKSFNRSCNLAQHQLIHTGEKPHQCSECGKSFNRSFSLVQHQRIHMGEKSYQCSECGKCFTTSSYLTRHQVIHMGEKPHRCSECGKSFKQFSDLARHQGIHAGEKPYHCLECGKSFNRSSHLARHHLIHMEEKPHRCSECAKSFKQFSDLAQHQIIHMGEKLHQCSECGKCFLHSSKLAQHQCIHIQECP; from the exons ATGAATTACATAGTTGGCAGACATGGTGGGCTTTGTCCAGAGCTTGGCACAGAGAACAGGCGCTGGATCTCAGAG ATCACGACGAGTGTGAAGATCAGGGCGGTATCCTCACACAAGGTGCAGCCCGCTGGGGCACGGCAGGACCCTGGTGATTCCTGGCTGGAGCCGCCGAAGGCCCATCATGGGAACAGGTCCCTGGAGGAGGCAGGACAGGGGGAAAccccagggcatggggacaagccACCTTTTGTCTCCAGAGAGGAGCCCTTACCCCACCAGGAGTCAG ATTCCCCTGAAACGGAGGAGACCTGGGAGTTGTCAGCAGATGAAAGCTCCTCGGGCTGGTGCcccagacgaggcccttcctcaggTGCAG gtgctgggaccctgagcagagttgagcagcagcagcttcctgaggAGGGACCTGTAAACCTGGAACTGCAGAGGACTTCCCCAGGAAGactgggggagaggagctccctgacacctgagccaggccaagtgcagaaggggcagagcaggcccccaaagcaggaggagagcttggag ctccaggaggtgtttgaggacatggctgtgtatttcacacggaaggagtgggagctcctggaagatgaagacaaggtgctttaccgggatgagatgctgaagaattaccaagccctcgtttccctgg gatatcgaggtcccacacctgccttaatctgcagcatccagcaagggcaggtggagctctgggtttGTGATGATGAGGACAGTGGGGAAATCTCAAGATCAcaggacctgctgccag GAGGTGTCCagatgctgagcagagctgaggagcagcctACTGCAGAAGGGTCTGCAGatctggagccagcacaggcttccccagggagtttgggtgagatggactccctgagacCTGAGAAGGAGCAATGGCACAAGAGTCAGGGGAGGCTCCAAAAGCAGATGGAGAATGTAGCAATGAACCAG CACAGGCACATCCACCAAGGCAGGAAGACATGCTGCTGCActgagtgcaggaagaacttTATCTGCTGGCAAGACCTATCCCAGCATCAGAGTGTGTGGCACCATTGCACCAAGCGTGGGAAGAGATTAAGGCAGCTCTCCAACCTGGCCAGGCACTGGTACATGCACACAAGGAAGAAGtcacatcagtgctcggagtgtgggaagagcttcatcctTTCGTCCAACCTGACTAAACACCGGctcatccacacgggggagaaaccacatcagtgcctggagtgtgggaaaagcttcaagCAGTCTTCTGACTTGGCCCGGCACCAGattatccacacaggggagaaaccatatCATTGCTTCGaatgtgggaaaagcttcaaccGATCCTGTAACCTGACCCAGCACCAGCTAATccacacagggaagaagccatatcagtgctcagaatgtgggaaaagcttcaaccGATCCTGTAATCTGGCCCAACACCAGCTAATCCACACAGGGAAGAAGCTGTATCAGTGCTCGGAATGTGGGAAAAACTTCGACCgatcctccagcctggcccagcaccagctgatccacacaggggagaagtcacatcagtgctcggagtgtggggaGAGCTTCACCACATCCTTCTACCTGACCAAACACCAGTtcgtccacacaggggagaaaacACAttggtgctcagagtgtgggaaaagcttcaagCAATCCTCtgacctggcccggcaccagattatccacacgggggagaagccacatcagtgctctgtgtgtgggaaaagcttcaatCGATCCTGTAACCTGGCCCAGCATCAGATGATCCACACAGGGAAGaggccacatcagtgctcggaaTGTGAGAAAAGCTTCACCCGatcctccagcctggcccggcaccaTCTTATGCACATGGGGGAGAAATtacatcagtgcttggagtgtgggaagagcttcatcctGTTGTCCAACCTGACCAAACACCGGctcatccacactggggagagaCCACACtggtgctcggagtgtgggaaaagcttcaagCAGTCCTCtgacctggcccggcaccaggtTATCCATACGGGGGAGAAAACATATAattgcttggagtgtgggaaaagcttcaaaCAGTCCTCtgacctggcccggcaccagcttatccacacaggggagaaaccatatcattgcttggagtgtgggaaaagcttcaaccGATCCTgtaacctggcccagcaccagctgatccacacaggggagaagccacatcagtgctcagaatgtgggaaaagcttcaaccGATCCTTCAGCCTGGtccagcaccagcgtatccacatgGGGGAAAAGTCATATCAGTGTTCGGAGTGTGGGAAGTGCTTCACCACATCCTCCTACCTGACCAGACACCAGGTTATCCACATGGGGGAGAAACCACatcggtgctcagagtgtgggaaaagcttcaagCAGTTCTCtgacctggcccggcaccagggTATCCACGCAGGAGAGAAACCATATCattgcttggagtgtgggaaaagcttcaaccGATCCTCTCACCTGGCCCGGCATCATCTTATCCACATGGAGGAGAAACCACATCGGTGCTCAGAATGTGCGAAAAGCTTCAAGCAATTTTCCGACCTGGCCCAACACCAGATTATCCACATGggggagaagctacatcagtgctcagagtgtgggaagtgcttcctccactcctccaaactgGCCCAGCATCAGTGCATTCATATCCAGGAGTGTCCATAA
- the LOC102561969 gene encoding zinc finger protein 420 isoform X1, whose translation MQAVQPPSEAEMPLETPQLAAGRDLPTPETWRQRFRGLRYLEGAGPWEVCSRLWELCQRWLEPQRRSKEQILELVVLEQFLAILPQEMQSWEWGCGVETCADAVALAEGFQLGQDEDENLQITTSVKIRAVSSHKVQPAGARQDPGDSWLEPPKAHHGNRSLEEAGQGETPGHGDKPPFVSREEPLPHQESDSPETEETWELSADESSSGWCPRRGPSSGAGAGTLSRVEQQQLPEEGPVNLELQRTSPGRLGERSSLTPEPGQVQKGQSRPPKQEESLELQEVFEDMAVYFTRKEWELLEDEDKVLYRDEMLKNYQALVSLGYRGPTPALICSIQQGQVELWVCDDEDSGEISRSQDLLPGGVQMLSRAEEQPTAEGSADLEPAQASPGSLGEMDSLRPEKEQWHKSQGRLQKQMENVAMNQHRHIHQGRKTCCCTECRKNFICWQDLSQHQSVWHHCTKRGKRLRQLSNLARHWYMHTRKKSHQCSECGKSFILSSNLTKHRLIHTGEKPHQCLECGKSFKQSSDLARHQIIHTGEKPYHCFECGKSFNRSCNLTQHQLIHTGKKPYQCSECGKSFNRSCNLAQHQLIHTGKKLYQCSECGKNFDRSSSLAQHQLIHTGEKSHQCSECGESFTTSFYLTKHQFVHTGEKTHWCSECGKSFKQSSDLARHQIIHTGEKPHQCSVCGKSFNRSCNLAQHQMIHTGKRPHQCSECEKSFTRSSSLARHHLMHMGEKLHQCLECGKSFILLSNLTKHRLIHTGERPHWCSECGKSFKQSSDLARHQVIHTGEKTYNCLECGKSFKQSSDLARHQLIHTGEKPYHCLECGKSFNRSCNLAQHQLIHTGEKPHQCSECGKSFNRSFSLVQHQRIHMGEKSYQCSECGKCFTTSSYLTRHQVIHMGEKPHRCSECGKSFKQFSDLARHQGIHAGEKPYHCLECGKSFNRSSHLARHHLIHMEEKPHRCSECAKSFKQFSDLAQHQIIHMGEKLHQCSECGKCFLHSSKLAQHQCIHIQECP comes from the exons ATGCAGGCCGTGCAGCCCCCTTCGGAGGCCGAGATGCCCTTGGAGACCCCTCAGCTGGCAGCGGGGCGcgacctccccaccccagagaccTGGCGCCAGCGCTTCCGGGGCCTTCGCTACCTGGAAGGCGCGGGGCCGTGGGAGGTGTGCAGCCGCCTGTGGGAGCTgtgccagcgctggctggagccccagcgccgcagcaaggagcagatcctggagctggtggtgctggagcagttcctggccatcctgccccaggagatgcagagctgggagtgggggtgcggCGTGGAGACCTGTGCGGATGCtgtggccctggccgaggggttccagctggggcaggacgaGGACGAAAATCTCCAG ATCACGACGAGTGTGAAGATCAGGGCGGTATCCTCACACAAGGTGCAGCCCGCTGGGGCACGGCAGGACCCTGGTGATTCCTGGCTGGAGCCGCCGAAGGCCCATCATGGGAACAGGTCCCTGGAGGAGGCAGGACAGGGGGAAAccccagggcatggggacaagccACCTTTTGTCTCCAGAGAGGAGCCCTTACCCCACCAGGAGTCAG ATTCCCCTGAAACGGAGGAGACCTGGGAGTTGTCAGCAGATGAAAGCTCCTCGGGCTGGTGCcccagacgaggcccttcctcaggTGCAG gtgctgggaccctgagcagagttgagcagcagcagcttcctgaggAGGGACCTGTAAACCTGGAACTGCAGAGGACTTCCCCAGGAAGactgggggagaggagctccctgacacctgagccaggccaagtgcagaaggggcagagcaggcccccaaagcaggaggagagcttggag ctccaggaggtgtttgaggacatggctgtgtatttcacacggaaggagtgggagctcctggaagatgaagacaaggtgctttaccgggatgagatgctgaagaattaccaagccctcgtttccctgg gatatcgaggtcccacacctgccttaatctgcagcatccagcaagggcaggtggagctctgggtttGTGATGATGAGGACAGTGGGGAAATCTCAAGATCAcaggacctgctgccag GAGGTGTCCagatgctgagcagagctgaggagcagcctACTGCAGAAGGGTCTGCAGatctggagccagcacaggcttccccagggagtttgggtgagatggactccctgagacCTGAGAAGGAGCAATGGCACAAGAGTCAGGGGAGGCTCCAAAAGCAGATGGAGAATGTAGCAATGAACCAG CACAGGCACATCCACCAAGGCAGGAAGACATGCTGCTGCActgagtgcaggaagaacttTATCTGCTGGCAAGACCTATCCCAGCATCAGAGTGTGTGGCACCATTGCACCAAGCGTGGGAAGAGATTAAGGCAGCTCTCCAACCTGGCCAGGCACTGGTACATGCACACAAGGAAGAAGtcacatcagtgctcggagtgtgggaagagcttcatcctTTCGTCCAACCTGACTAAACACCGGctcatccacacgggggagaaaccacatcagtgcctggagtgtgggaaaagcttcaagCAGTCTTCTGACTTGGCCCGGCACCAGattatccacacaggggagaaaccatatCATTGCTTCGaatgtgggaaaagcttcaaccGATCCTGTAACCTGACCCAGCACCAGCTAATccacacagggaagaagccatatcagtgctcagaatgtgggaaaagcttcaaccGATCCTGTAATCTGGCCCAACACCAGCTAATCCACACAGGGAAGAAGCTGTATCAGTGCTCGGAATGTGGGAAAAACTTCGACCgatcctccagcctggcccagcaccagctgatccacacaggggagaagtcacatcagtgctcggagtgtggggaGAGCTTCACCACATCCTTCTACCTGACCAAACACCAGTtcgtccacacaggggagaaaacACAttggtgctcagagtgtgggaaaagcttcaagCAATCCTCtgacctggcccggcaccagattatccacacgggggagaagccacatcagtgctctgtgtgtgggaaaagcttcaatCGATCCTGTAACCTGGCCCAGCATCAGATGATCCACACAGGGAAGaggccacatcagtgctcggaaTGTGAGAAAAGCTTCACCCGatcctccagcctggcccggcaccaTCTTATGCACATGGGGGAGAAATtacatcagtgcttggagtgtgggaagagcttcatcctGTTGTCCAACCTGACCAAACACCGGctcatccacactggggagagaCCACACtggtgctcggagtgtgggaaaagcttcaagCAGTCCTCtgacctggcccggcaccaggtTATCCATACGGGGGAGAAAACATATAattgcttggagtgtgggaaaagcttcaaaCAGTCCTCtgacctggcccggcaccagcttatccacacaggggagaaaccatatcattgcttggagtgtgggaaaagcttcaaccGATCCTgtaacctggcccagcaccagctgatccacacaggggagaagccacatcagtgctcagaatgtgggaaaagcttcaaccGATCCTTCAGCCTGGtccagcaccagcgtatccacatgGGGGAAAAGTCATATCAGTGTTCGGAGTGTGGGAAGTGCTTCACCACATCCTCCTACCTGACCAGACACCAGGTTATCCACATGGGGGAGAAACCACatcggtgctcagagtgtgggaaaagcttcaagCAGTTCTCtgacctggcccggcaccagggTATCCACGCAGGAGAGAAACCATATCattgcttggagtgtgggaaaagcttcaaccGATCCTCTCACCTGGCCCGGCATCATCTTATCCACATGGAGGAGAAACCACATCGGTGCTCAGAATGTGCGAAAAGCTTCAAGCAATTTTCCGACCTGGCCCAACACCAGATTATCCACATGggggagaagctacatcagtgctcagagtgtgggaagtgcttcctccactcctccaaactgGCCCAGCATCAGTGCATTCATATCCAGGAGTGTCCATAA